The Candidatus Krumholzibacteriia bacterium genomic sequence GATTCGAACCCCCAACCCTCGGTTTTGGAGACCGACGCTCTACCAATTAGAGCTACTGGCCTATGGAAGCCCTAACGGGCCTCCTTGAAAATCGCGTGCTTCTGTTCCCGGGGGCAGTACTTCTTCTGCTCAATCCGGTCCGGATGAAGCCGCTTGTTTTTGGTCGTGGTGTACCAGGTC encodes the following:
- the rpmG gene encoding 50S ribosomal protein L33, producing the protein MREIVKLRCTSCKKTWYTTTKNKRLHPDRIEQKKYCPREQKHAIFKEAR